cttgagacgcgacatcctaatctagcgtcacttttcacgcacactttgcgtaacataacctaaccatgcttaggtaatcggatcgatgcgttaaagagactagtatgtcgcgtctcaagtctcttttatgcgtcgttccgattacctaagcgtggttaggttatattacgcaaagtgtgcatgaaaagtgatgctagattagtaatatgtcgtgtctcaagtctctttaacgcgtcattccgactacctaagcgtggttaggttatatgacccaaagtgtgcgttaatagtgacgctagattagtatgtcgcatcacaagtctttgtaacgcgtcatTCAAAcataacaatggttaggttatactacgtaaagtgtgcgtgaaaagtgacgctatataagtatgtcgcatcacaagtctttttaacacgtcgtcccgattacctaagcatggttaggttatattacgcaaagtgtgcgttataaatgacgctagattagtatgtagcgtctctagtctctttaacgcgtcgttccgattacctaagcatggttaggttatatatcgCAAAGTGTGTTTTTAAAGGgtcgctagataagtatgtcgtgtctcaagtctctttaacgcatcgttccgattacctaagcctggttatgttatattacgcaaagggtgcgttaaaagtgacactagattagtatgtcacatcacaagtctctttgacgtgtcgttctgattatctaacaatggttatgttattttacgtaaagtgtgcgtgaaaagtgacgctatataagtatgtcgcatcacaagtcttttcaAAGCGcggttccgattatctaagcatggttatgttatattacggtAAGTGTGcatcaaaagtgacgctagattaatatgtcgcgttacatgtctctttaacgtgtcgtacTGATTACCTtacaatggtttggttatattacgcaaagtgtgcgtgaaaagtgacgctatataagtatgtcgcgtcacaagtctctttaacgcgtcgttccgattacttaagcatggttaggttatattacgcaaagtgtgcgtgaaaagtggcgctctataagtatgtcgcttcacaagtctctttaacgcgtagttccgattatttaagcatggttaggtcatatcacgcgaagtgtgtgttaaaagtgacgctagattagtatgtctcgtcacaagtctctataacgcgtcattccgattacctatgcatggttagattatataacccAAAAtgtgccttaaaagtgacgatagattagtagtaagtcgtgtcacaagactctttaacgcgtcgttcggattacctaagcatggttaggttatattgttgggttttataggttcataacgcagcggaatttcaacaAACCAAgttccatgtaattcgaattaacagaataattacttacttgtatgtcgaattcaacagcaatgtaggaaggaaggaggtggttcactttggtgatacctggcctcggatgagaaacgcctccaaaagaacgcgtcctctacgagtatccacacgaacagaccttagccaaaactagtgcttgtgtgctagcactattgcttcacaagcaatttcgaatcttagtgatttagtgaataatgaatttcgtgattctcaatccaattgcttaatgagtatttatagtgataaataacactagggtttgagacaaattcgaatttcaatctcattgcaattctacaagtttatgtttatcaaaaactcctttttgataattatccatatatattaattactatatttattatcttccaaaaataataaattaaggaaaacacttatccttaagtttcgaattaatatatatatttattaatatatattacgaattatatatatatatatattacgaattatatatatatatatatatatatatatatatatatatatatatatataaaattaatcacattgggcttgtacaacccataactgttttgggcctgttcttagtgtgcgaccctgtaggttcatataacgttggcagtaggctcgaaatccctatttcagcccacaagtcataagtggcctctagcaagacattatgactacccaagttatatgaatatcgataatccgatttaaccatttacaataatattttaatccctttgtctctcgatatccagattgaatataaggcatagttatgtcatccttataacattcaatcattagtttcttgactctaagtagactgaaaatgataacttcttatcaattagcatggccatgcattttcttcagtctatcttcttcaaggggcccatagatatcttactcaaataaatgagggacaaattccttctcagtcactcacatttctcacatagttactttcatatccaatgacaatctattccattatcctgttaaagataatgtaagactgtatcaaaatatgaaatagctatgtagaaatccatgatgatttcaaggtcaaaggattatactaatagaactgtaatgagaattacttatgacagtgatctatgtagtattctcacagtgggtcatccagcgccttatttctcaaatagcacctatgatttgacttaatatctcatatacatgattagtaaaacataatcatcagtcaacatcatgctagtctcaatgttctattaagactagggatagatggtatatataattcttttattaaacctaagggttctactatcaagtcacatactcgatgaccttagaaaaaattaaccattcaagtattttaatcattaatataaaatgataaaaactgccaatcaataaataataaaatgataaagtcaaaacatggtcaaacatgattgacctagtgcatatcactaacaatctcccacttgcactaggcccaatctacattaaatctaattcccatggacctagtatgactctcatgcttaggctgtggaagagccttagttagcggatcagcaacattatcatttgtcgaaattctgcatatcttcacgtctcctctctcaatgatttctcgaatgagatgataacgtctaagtatgtgtttggatcgctgatgtgatctgggctcctttgcttgtgctatggccccattgttatcacataacaagttcactggatcggatatactaggaacaactcctaatccagttatgaactttttgatccaaacagcctccttagctgcgtctgaagcagctatatactcagcttctgttgtagaatcagcaacggtgtcctgcttcgagctcttccagctgaaagcacctccattcaaacaaaacacatatcctgactgtgatttataatcatcaatgtcagtttggaagctagcgtctgtgtaaccctttacaatcagctcatcttcctgaccaccatatagcaagaatgcatccttggttcttctcaagtacttaaggatgttcttaactgctgcccagtgactttctcctggatttgactggtatctgctcgttgtactcaaagcatacgagacatcaggtcgagtgcacaacattgcatacatgatagatccaatagcagaagcatatggaatcttactcatgcggtctcgctcatcccgtgtcttaggacactgagtcttgctgagactgatgccatgtgacattggcaagaatcctctcttggagtctttcatactaaacctgtttaataccttatcaacattagtgctttgacttaggccaatgagtcttctagatctatctctatagatcttgatgcctaatatataagcagcatcgcccaagtctttcattgaaaaacacttccctaaccatgatttaacattttgcagtatgggaatgtcgtttccaatgagtagtatgtcatcaacataaagcactaagaaaacaattgcgctcccactaaccttcttgtacacacaaggttcatcttcattcttgatgaatccaaactctttgattgcttcatcaaaacgaagattccaactccgagaagcttgctttaatccataaatggatttttgaagcttgcaaacctttccagaattctctggactggcaaaaccctcaggttgtgtcatgtacacatcctcaagtaagtttccattaagaaacgctgttttgacatccatttgccatatctcatagtcataatatgcagctatggcaaggagaattcgaatggatttgagcatagcaactggtgaaaaggtttcatcatagtctataccatgtatttgtctgaaaccttttgcaactagtcttgctttataggtatgcacattgccatccatgtcagtcttcattttgaagacccattggcacccaatggtttttacaccatccgttgggtcaatcaaggtccaaacttgattatcgtacatggattgcatttcagatctcatggcttcgagccatttttcagagtcaggactatttatggcctcttgataggatgtggtttcttcttgatccacaatcatcacatcattgttctcagtaatgagaaatccatatctcataggattatgacgtgtcctatcagacctcctttggccttgtggtacttgtactggttcagcaatttcttgttgattcttttgaggttccatacttggtacaatgctattttgtggttcttgaatttcttcaagttgtactgtactcccactggttcctttggaaataaattctttttccaaaaagataccatttcgagcaacaaacactttgttctcataagcattgtagaagtaatatcctttagtttctttaggatatcctacaaaaaggcatttgtcagatttgggtgctaatttatctgaaattagtcgcttcacataagcttgacatccccaaatcttaagaaaagacaaactaggagtttttccagtccatatctcatatggtgtcttttcaactgcctttgatggaactctattcaaaatgaatgcagcggtttctaaagcataaccccaaaatgagattggaagatcagtttgactcatcattgatcgaaccatatccaatagagttcgatttctccgttcagacacaccattccattgtggtgttccaggtggagtcaattgagaaacgatcccacaatctcttagatgatctacaaattcttggcttaaatattcaccacctcgatcagatcttagtgttttaatatttttaccaagttgattttgtacttcattcttgaatattttgaacttttcaaaagattcagatttatgtttcatcagataaacataaccatatctactgagatcatcagtaaaagtaatgaagtactgaaatacacctctagcatttgtacttaatggaccacatacatctgtatgtataaggcccaataagtttttagctctttcaccttgtccaataaaaggtgtttttgtcattttacccattagacaagattcacatgtttcaaatgattcataatcaaatgaattcaaaagtccatctctttgaagttttgatatgcgtttctcatttatatggactaaacgacaatgccagagataagtagagtttaaatcatttgacttaaacttcttagcatcgatgttatagattgatttttcattagtgtcttcaacatttaaaatataaagaccactactgcgtggagcatatccataaagaatgttattatgcgaaatactgcatttattattcctaataataaattcaaaaccatccttgtccaaacaagaaacagaaataatattcctacacatggtaggtacataataacaattgttcaaagataaaataagtccactaggcaaagataactcataagtccctacagctaaagcagcaactcttgctccattgccaactcgtaggtccacttcgccttttgtcaaacttctactccttttgagaccctgcacattagtacaaatgtgagatccagatccagtatctaatacccatgaatcagaagtagaaagattaatttctataacatgaatacctgaagtggtagtctcactacccttgttcttcttcagatcatccagatatttcttgcaattccttttccaatgtccaggttccttgcagaaaaagcaagttccttcctttggcggttttgctttgggttcatccttggtcttgggcttggacttgggtttagacttcttgaaagcctttcccttgcccttaccagaccttttcataccctttcccttgttgaccataagaacatccttaatctcattcttgatgttcttttcagcagtttgaagcatcccatgcaactctgtggtggtcttctccatattatgcatattgaagttcatgatgaaaccatcataagcctcaggcaaagattggagaataatgtctgtagccaactcttgggcaattgggagaccgagcctgtccaaatgttcaagatgacccttcaacttcaaaacatgaggactaactgagccgctagtagtcaacttgcaagaaagcaaatccttgatggtattgaacctttcaattcttgctctctcttggaacatttccatgagatcagtaatcatggtgttcgcatccaattccatcatttgcttttggagttcattctccatgcatccaagcataatgcaagtgacatcagtagagtcattgagatgcttcgtataagcatccctttgagctctagtagcagcaggagctggttcctcagggaggggttgatcaaggatatattcctttctttcttgcctaagaacaattcttagttttctgtaccagtccagaaagttagtgccattgagcttatccttctcaaggattgatcgcactgatgaagtaggtgtagtgtttgtagccatctctacaacaataaatatacaagtagcatttaataaaaggcacaataaaattcccacaacatatatccataattcatataaaaacccttaatgttaatttcaacaattgaaaaataatagtgggacaagatccatatttcaccctacttcaagtaagctttgccttatcactttaagtgtgttttatttaggtaggtaacactttaccaattacatctcatacaattcttgaacatagaatattaacatcacatgtagtcttgatattctatcttataccctaggttcaaaactattttgataacatagttaagtctaaccaaatcaaatatatggatatcacttttatccaacttatcttacttagatgactttatacatcatgctttggcatagcctatacatagcaatctaagtcctgataagtgttattacaatgggaggtatattgaagacttaatattaaataagggtttgttatttatcctatttagttatcctatcttatcacatgtaaaataatcatgcaaagcatataaccaataagataaacattaaaaacatattattttactattttaaatcatatttaacaacaatcatataaatatgttattcctgataatttaaatcatatttaatatttatcattaaagtattacaataaaatacatgacaaaaacacgccggcttaaaaggataacggtccttaatgggcttaaaaatatatattaattactatatttattatcttccaaaaataataaattaaagaaaacacttatccttaaatttcgaattaatatatatatttattaatatatatatatattacgaattatatatatatatatatatataattaatcacttaatcacattgggcttgtacaacccataactgttttgggcctgttcttagtgtgcgaccctgtaggttcatataacgttggcagtaggctcgaaatccctatttcagcccacaagtcataagtggcctctagcaagacattatgactacccaagttatatgaatatcgataatccgatttaaccatttacaataatattttaatccctttgtctctcgatatccagattgaatataaggcatagttatgtcatccttataacattcaagtctctttaacgcgtcgttcaagacttgaaacgcgacatccttataacattcatgTCCTtactcaagtcactttaacgcgtcgttccgatttcctaagcatggttaggttatatgacgcaaagtgtgcgtgaaacgtgacgctagatttagtatgtcgcgtttcaagtctctttaactagtcgttccgattacctaagcatggttaggttatattacgcaatttatgcgtaaaagtgacgctagatttgtatggcgcgtctcaagtctcgttaacacttcgttttgattaccatgcttatgtcgcatcacaagtctctcaaacgcgtcgtgccaattacctaagcatggtttagttatattactcaaagtgtgcgtaaaaagggacgctagactagtatgtcgcatcacaaatctctttaacccgtcgttccgataacctaagcatggttaggttatattacgcaaagtttgcgtgaaaagtgacaatagattagtatatcgcgtcgcaagtctctttgacgtgtCGTTTTGACTACCATatttatgtcgtgtcacaagtctctttaacacgtcgttccgattacctaagcatcgttaggttatattacataaagtgtgcgtgaaaagtgaaaatagattagtatgttacgtctcaattctctttaacgcgttgttactatttcctaagcatggttaggttatattacgcaaagagtgcgtgaatagttatgctagattagtctgtcacgtctcaagtatttttaaggcgtcgttccgattacctaagcatggttaggttatattatgcaaagtgtgagtcaaaagtgacgctcaattagtatggcgcgactcaagtgactttaacgcgccgttcggattacctaaacatggttaggttatattacgcaaagtgagtataaaaagtgacgctagataagtataccatgtcacaagtctccctaATGCGTCGtcccaattacctaagcatggttatgttattacgcaaagtgtgcgtgaaaagtgacgctagtttaggaGGTCGCGTTtagagtctatttaatgcgtcgtttcgattacctaagtcgttatattacgcaacgtgtacgtgaaaagtgacaatagattagtatgttgcgtctcaagtctctttaactcgtcgttttgattacaatgcttatgtcgcgtcacaagtctctataacagGTCGTTCTTAttacaatggttaggttatattacgcaatatgtgcgtaaaaagtgacgctagattagtatggcgcgtctcaagtctctttatcgcgtcgtttcgattaccatgtttatgtcacgatacaagtctctttaacaagacgttccgattaccaaagcatggttaggttatataacgcaaagcgtgcataaaaagtgacaatagattagtatgtcgcgtctcaagtcttcataacgcctcgttccgattacctaagcatggttaggttattttaggtaaagtgtgtgtgaaaagtgatgctagattagtatgtcgcgtctcaagcctcttaaacgcgtcgttccgattacctaagcatggttaggttatattacgcaacgtgtgcgtgaaaacagatgctaggttagtatgtcgcatcataagtctctttaacgcgtcgttccaacttcctaagcatggttaggttatattacgcaaagtgtgcgtgaaaagtgacgctaaattagtatgtcgcgtctcaagtttctttatctcgttgttccgattacctaaccatgtaCGTAGAGtctacgtaaaaagtgatgctagattactatggcgcgtctcaagtctctgtaatgcgtcgttctgaatacctaaccattgttaggttatattacgtaaagtgtgcttgaaacgtgacgctagatttgtatgtcgcgtgtcaagtctctttaatgcttcgttccgattaccttagcatagttaggttacattacgcaaagtgtgcgtgaaaagtgacaatagatttgtatgtcgcctctcaagtctctttaacgcatcgtatcgattaccatgcttatgtcgcgtcacaagtttctctaacacgtcgttccgattacctaagcatggttagtttatatgacgcaaagtgtgcgtaaaaagtgaaaatagattagttagtcgcgtctcaagtctctttaacgcgtcgttccgatttcctaagcatggttaggttatattacgcaaagttgtgcgtgaaaagtgacggatagattagtatgtcgcgtctcaagtctttttaacgcgtcattccaattacctatgcatggttaggtcatattacgcaaagcgtgcgtaaaaagtgacgctagatcagtattgcgcgtttcaagtctatttacgctaagtgtgcacgaaaagtgacgctagattagtatgttgtgtctcaagtctatttaacatgtcgttccaattacctaaagatggttaggttatataacgcaatgtgtgagtaaaaattgacgctaaattagtatggcgcgtctcaagtcatggttaggttatattatgccacGAATTctgcgatgtctttcttcattccactcCACCAATATGTTATCTTGATGTAATGGTACATCTTTgtagaaccaggatgaacactataaatcGTCCCATgggtctcttccatgatcttctttttcaagtcttccacgtctggaacgcacattcgatttccatatttcagtattccgttaacgatactgaaatcttgactctttccttgttgtaCTTCCTcaatcaacgtcgatcgtatcgttagctgTGAGCTATTAGGTTTCCGAGTGATGAAATCTCAAACTCCACTCCTTCGCTAAACATCGTGTGAATCTCgttaattaatggtctccgccatgaCGTTGTAatatgcgcgagacttcctgctgaTTTCCTACTTAACGCATCTGCCACCACGTTAGCTTTGCCCGGATGGTATTGAATCATGCAGTCATAGTCTTTCAAtaactccatccatctcctCTGTCTGAGATTCAGTTCTCGTTGATCAAAAATgtatttcaaacttttatgatctgtaaagatctcgcatgtggcgccgtacaaataatgcctccaaatcttcaacgcgaaaatcaccgctgctagctCTAGATCGTGCGTCGGATAGTTTGTTTCATGTTTCTTAtgctgtcgcgaagcgtatgcgattacttgtccatgttgcattaggacgcatcctaatccaactcttgacgcatcacagtaaactgtgaatccttcaaTTCCTTCTGGTAATGCTAAGACTGGTGCTGTCGTCAAACACTTTTTCAATTTCAGAAAACTaagttcacactggtccgtccagttaaATTTCGCAATCTTCTGGGTCAACTTTGTCAAGGGTACGGCGATCTTCAAAAAGTCCTGTACGAATCGTCtataatatcccgctaaaccaaggaaactccTAATTTCCGTAACCGATTCAGGTCGTTTCGATTCTATCACAGTTTCGATCTTCTTTGCGTTAACCTTGATACCattttgtgaaaccacatgacctaaga
This region of Mercurialis annua linkage group LG1-X, ddMerAnnu1.2, whole genome shotgun sequence genomic DNA includes:
- the LOC126682767 gene encoding uncharacterized protein LOC126682767, with the protein product MNFNMHNMEKTTTELHGMLQTAEKNIKNEIKDVLMVNKGKGMKRSGKGKGKAFKKSKPKSKPKTKDEPKAKPPKEGTCFFCKEPGHWKRNCKKYLDDLKKNKGSETTTSGSQKE